The stretch of DNA AATGATATATCAGCCGGAACCTCTTCAACTTTGAAGTTCTTGGCGTTCGCGATCCAATCTTTCATCAGCTCCAAATTCTTGGGTAAATGATCGTAAAAGAAATTCAAGGTGTCAATATGTATGTTCGACACATCCAAATGAAAATCAATTAACCAACCTTTTAAGTTATACGTATAACTCACCAAACCATTGAAATGCGTTGATGTGATGATGTATTGTTTCCCTTTCATAACTGTTGGTGGATTTCGTTCGCTAACTTCATGACCGCATTTTGCGTATAAATGTTATCAGAACCATCTTTCAACCATTCGCGCAAAATCGAATGCAGCGTAAAACCATAATGGTATTTGAGACTAATACTGAACGGCTGAAAATTACGCCGTTCGGTTATGGCCTTTTTCATCAGCTTTTCCGAAAGCTCAAACAAGATGCTTTCCATTGCTTTGATCTCTGGACTTGGAATGGTTGTTTGAAACAACCGTGCATCCACAATTTCATTCACAATGCCCAAGTCAGTATTATTTGTTTTGAGTTTAATTTTTGTTGTCATTTTCGGTGTTTTGTTCTTTATTCATCTTAGTAATATTTTTAAAGTTATTGTTTTTTAATTGCCACCTATCGGCAATACTCGGCACGAACGTTAACCATCCTTCACCAACTTATATCCTTTATCAATTTTCACATACCTCGCACCATTTTGAATACGTTTAGCTTCTACCTTCTTAGCACGTTCCAGATTTACTTGTGCTCTACTGCGAGCTTCTACAGCTCCCTCGTTATAGATTAAATCTTCTTTTTTCTTACTCATTTTTACAATTTTTCTAATACATAAATCAGCTTTGATAATTCTTGTTTCGTCATATTAGACAAAGGCTTGCGCACTGGTGATTTATTCGACATGATGAATTTTCCCAAACGCTCCTGGTCCACAACCATTTTTTTCGCTTTCTCAGACCACACCGTCCAATTCAACTGATAGCACAATGATAAGACGTAGCGATGCTGACCGTTGCTATAGTCAAAATGTGCATGATAAGTGTGTATGCTTTTGTTTGCTCGGCCAAGTAGGTAAAGTAAACCATTAGCTTCATCTTCGGTGAGATCCTTCGTTGACTGCACAGGTCGCCCAACGTAATCTGAAATGATATCCAACCGCATATCGCGGTCAGATATCTGCAAATCCCGACTAAATACCGTCTGAATCTGCTTGATTTGGTGTGCTTGAATTTTCATGTTGTTTCAATAATAAGTTCAACATATCTCTAATCTGTATTATTTCATGCAGATTTGTATCTGCATAAGATTCTTCAACTCCAGTCTCTAATTGAATTTGACTAAAATTTTTATGTACTCTAAATTCAAATTCACCATTTCCGTCTTCAGATTGAAAAATCCATTGAAATTGAGTTTCTTTTATTTTTGATGCCATAATTAATCGTTGTTTTGATTATTCGTTAAAGTTGCTATCCAGAAGATGAAAGCAGCATACGCCACTCCCATCAAAATCACTAATATTAATTCGCTATTCATCTTTCGGTAATAAAAAACTCAAATCCAAATCAACAGGTAAATTCACGCTTGTTATCGACAACGGAATCGAACGTTCCACGCCTTGCCCATCAGTTTGTGTAGCCTCGATAAACCATTTACTCATTCTCGGTTTATAAGCGCCTTGGATCATCTCTACACCTTCTTGAAATTCAGTTTCAGGAAAATCCTCATTCGCTATTTTTGCCAACTCCAAAACCTTTTTCGAATCCAAATCACCTTTGGCATTTTTCTGCAACAATCGATTGATGGACTTGATTAGTTTGGCTGATTCTTCATCTTTGGCCAACGATCCAAGAAACTTATGCACCAACGCCAGTCCATAACCTGCATTATCATCGTACCCATCCGTCACGCGGTAACCGATGATAATTTTGCGACCATCTACATTGATGGTGTGTGATTTCTGAACCGAAGTAATGCCAAGCGTTTCAATCTTCAGCTTCAGATATTGCTCAAACGAACGGAAAGCGAATTCCTTTGCCGATTGCAAAGCTTCCGATGCTTTGGTGAGTTGCTCAATCACACTTGGCAATTGCTCCTTTGCCATTTCTTCTAGCGTCGCCAGGTTCTGTTTGCGTTGCTCTTTTTCGGCTAGTTTTTCAGCAGCCAATTGTTCGGCTAATTGTTTTTTTTGCTCGGCGGTCAAATCGCCTAAATTGATATTTGCCATTGTTTTATAATTTTGAATTGATTAATAATATTAGTTCACCGTTGTCATTCTCATGATAGCTATAATGCATCCGTTCATAACCCCTGTTGTATAGTGCTATTAGCAAATGCAGAATCTTGTGATGTAAATCGTCTGGTAATGGGTACAACTTCGACTTATAGAGACTTGCGCGGTATTTGTGCAACTGACAACGCTCGGTAAACGTTAGCACTTGTTCTACATTGGTATCGTAGTTGAGTGCCAATAAAACTTCGTCTTCATTAAATTGCTTCATACTGTTTGCAAATTGTTTCGATTTCTTTACTTACTTTTTTCGTCGGAAAGACATGTTGCACCATCAGCTTTGGATTGGTATGATACACATACGATTCTTTGAGCGCATCCAATGCCGATTGCTCAACAAATGGTTCCGTCGGCTCCACATTCACCGCACCAAAAGCATTTCGCACTTGCAAATGGAATTGGTTCTGAAACCAACGCCAATATTCCTTGCTCTGGGTTGTGATTTGGATTTGTTTTTGGCGCGTTTCTTCGTTCACGATAAATTGCCAATACATTTCGGCGTACGTGCATCCGTTTTCTAAGATGTCATTTTGATAATCGAAAAGATCCGTTTCGGTCAAGCGACAATAGTTGTGCTGTATCGCTGGTATTTTAAGTGTTGTTTTCATATTTTTATTTTAAGTCTGCGTAAAATTTTGCTGATTTCTCTGGCCAGATGTCGAAAAACTTTCCACCTCCGTTCAATCGACCTTCTGGAAATGCACGATAACCTTTTACTGGAATTTTCAAATCCACATCGTAGGAAATGAATTCTGCAAGAGCTCCTTTTGGTTCCGACCCTTTGGCATGGCTGATGAAGATTAAACCTTTCTTTTTTTGCTTCATATATTCCTTCAATTCTTTGTATTGCTGAATCGTTGCTCCTGTATATTGCACCGAATCCACGATAAGAAACTGTGGTGATTTATGTGCTTTCATTCGTTCCACCATATCCTCCCAAGGTTCGCGGTCTAGTAAAATAAATTTCCGACCGCATTGCTTCATACCATGTTCTTTTATCGCTTTTTGAATGGTTGGGGAGGCTCCCTCTTCTAAACTATTGTAAACCACTCGCCCAAATTTGGTGAGATACTTTGCCCACTGCATGGCAAAACTTGTTTTACCGTTAGACCTCAAACCCCAAACAATTGCTGAAAAAGATTCGTCTGGAGTTCCAAAGCTTTCGTGCCATTTTCCTTCAAATTCAAGTGGATGAAACTTTAGATTGAGAAGATTATCTACCGATAAGGCTTTAGACCTTGAATCTTTTTTTTGCTCCATAGTAAGCGAATTCTGATACGTTTTGTTCTTTCAAATAACTTGTCATTGTTTTGTCTGTGGGTTTGTTGGCTATAAATTGCAGTAGATCCTCTTTTGTTTTGAATTTGTACTGACTCCCGTGCTTTTTTATTTTCTTTTCATAGACACCTACTCCTCTTTTCCGCCATTCCAAATTGGTATAATGAAAACCACCATTTTCATCAATTTTGGTCGTTATAAATTCTGGGCTATCGGCTAAACCTATCCAACATTCACAAATCAACTTCATTCGAGATACATTCGAATTTTTAATATTCATTATGGTGTTGTCAGTTCCTTTTAATGGATATTGTTTTACCAATTTTCCTTTGAAAATCACTTCCGTTCCATCCTCGTTTACTTTCAGATCTTCAACGATTGGATGATACCTAAAATGTTTATCCATTCACTTGTCTTTTACGTTGTTCCGCAATTATTCTCCTTTTCACACGGCGCAGATCATTTTCACAATCAGCGAAAATATCTTGGATCACTTTTTCATCATCAACACCATTCGCTTTACAAATCTTCAATACATCGGTGTAATTAACCTCGCTCAACGAAATAAATTTGCGTCCTAATCGGCTATATATTTCACGAAATCCTTTGGTGTTGTTTTGAGCGCCATTTTTGATGCGTTTTTCCAAGTATGATGTCGCAATCAAATTCAAGCCACATATCCCTTCCAACTGATTATAAAAAGTGATGAAGAAGTTCAACACTTTGTTTTTCAACTTATCCGCTTCATCCAAAATCAACACTGGAAAAGGTGTACGCTTCAAAATGTCAATCAACTCAATAGTCATTGGATAAACTCTTGTCGTATTAGGCTCACGTCCCATAGCTTTGAATATTTCCATCACAAAATCACGCTCTTCCATATATTCGTTACATGAAATCGCAAAAGCATTTTCATGCTGATGTACATAATGTGCAATGGTTGCAGACTTACCAGAACCTGCATTGGCTGTAATTCCAAATACCAACGCCATACTTTGACTTTCATTCAAAAGTTTCATGAGCTTTTCGGTAACCGATACATTTTCGACCATTACCCACTCATTGGCACTACCTCCAACGCTTGACGAAATCTTACGCCACATTTCATCACTCACCAAATCCCAATTATGCGCAAGTATCTGTGATATAGTAGCATTGGAAACATCCAATGCTACTCCTGCTTTTTTTTGACTACCTTTGCGTTGAACAAAGTTTGCAAGGCGGTTGCAGATATCAATTTTTTCCGCCCATTCGATTTTTGCATTTTTACCATTCATTGTAAATGTCGTTTTGTGTTAAATTGCTTACTTGTTTATCATAATCCTCATCAGCTATTGCACTAGCTTTTGAGGTTTTTTGTTTTACTTGATCTTTTGTCTTGTGAGCGCCTCTCACCTTTGGTGTATTGAAACCTTGCTGCCATGCTGCCATTCCATGAGTTTCCAGAATAGCCTCCATACGTTCAAATCGTTCGATACGATGAGCATTTTTGGCTTCATCTACTTGTTTTATGAATCTGTTTTCACCTTCGGTCTGATCTTGTGTTGCTCTATGTATATTCAATTTCAGTTTGGCTACGGTTACAAAGCGTTCACCGCCGTGATCCTTTTCGTACAAGTAAACTTCATCCATCATTTCGGGATCATATTTCAAATAGAACTTTTTGTCAACAGCTCGGTCGATGAAATCTTGATCTGGCAAACCACTTTCATCGTACACCATGTACTCGAATTTCTGTTTATTCACCACAAAAGACAATCCTCCTGGTGTGAATGTAATAGGTTGCACTTTTTCACCTTTCGAGTGCCATACCCAGAACATATTTACCATATCCCATACATCAACTGTAGGCGTTTTTTCATTGTGTGAATTCTGGTAAGTTTCGATGCGCGACAATCCAGATTGGTGATGTTTCGCTTGGTTCCATTCATTACGCATTGCGATGTAAGTCTCAACTGCTTCTTGATAACTCGGAAGGTTCTTTTTGTTCGCCAAAATGAATTCCATATTAGCTTTAGATTCCTGCGTTTTGGTTGTAATGTTTTGCCCGGTAAAAAACCAACACTTTTTCATGATCTGTTTTTGGAAACGTCCAAAAGCACTTTCAATGGTTTTAGATTTACCATTATATGGCTTCGTTCTTACAGCAATGCGTGCCATTTTTACGAAGAATTCAGAAGCGATCAATTTCTTATGTCCGCCCTGGTTATCAAATTTTATTTCAAATGGACGATGACCAGCTTTCTGAATCGCCATTTTGTATGCTTTGTATTGATCCTCGAATCGCTCGGTATCTTTGGATACATTGAAACCTAAAAATACTTCTGAGAACGCATCCATTACTTCGTAAACCCAAGCCGTTTTCATTTGGCCATCTTCATCTTTGAAGTAGAAGTTCAATTTCGTACCATCAGAATACCATAACGAATCTCGTCTTGTAGGTAAAATTGTGGTATGTTGAAAACCAAATTTCTCATCAGCCGCTTTTTCACCATGTCGGTGAGCCCACCACAATGGTTGTATATCTTCGCTGTACAAGAAATTGTAAAAGGTTTTTTCATCTTGCACCGTTTTCCACCCTTCTGCAATAGCTTTTTGATTATACTCGTCATGTAAATGCGCCAAACTCGCACACTTCATTACCTGGTTACACCAACGTGCCAAAATCCATTCTTTCGACTCTTGTGTTAATTTCGCAGTGAATTCATTTCCGAAATTGCGGTGAATAAGTCCTTTCCAACCAGCTACCGGATAACGATCGCTTACCTTACCCAATGCGTATGCTTCATATTTTGCTTTCAGCGATCGCACATTCGCCGGTAATTTATGTGGATAAAGTGATTTGTCTAGATTAGCAACCGCTTTCGTTATGTTTTCCCATACTTGCCCACGCGAAACTTTGGTATGTGCTAATTCATCATTTAAAAGCCTTTTAACGGCATTTAAAACACTTGCAGAAACCGTATATTCATTTATAGTAGGCTCGGGTAGCGATTTATCATCGTTATAACGATAAGATCTGAAATTGTCTTCTGATTCCTTATCCCACTCAATGAAATTTGCCAAAATCAACTTATGCTTATCCTTAGGATCACCAAAAAGAGCAACCACTTTGGCTTTTATATCAGGGCGCATTTCTTCGGCATTTATCAACGTCTTGGTTTTATCAAAGCCAGAACGAACAACTTTTAAATGTCCTCTATTACGCCATGAATGATAAGTCCCCTCACTTTCCAAAACTCCATAATCGAAAAGCTTTGAAAGAGGTAAACAAACCGTATTTTGATAACTTATATACATAGTACATTATAGTATTTGTTCCCGGCACGGACTCGAACCATGCTGTATGCCTTTCGGGATAAATCACTACATTTAAGCTTATGAAAAAAATTATAGTGATATGTATTCTTTTAAATTTTCAGTTACCATTGGCAGTATAGCTTTTCCAATAAATAATCAGGAGCTTCAGCGGAATTATTTATTTTTAGAGAAGATTGCATCGACTTATGACCTTCAAATCTCTCAAGATTATTGTGTGTTGGGTTACAATGAACTATTTCAGGAAAATTTTGAAGGATTAACTGTTTCACTTTCGAGGCAGGTAAAGAAATATCGTAGTGTTCACAATCTTCTAAAAATTTTAGAAGCCTCATGTTCTTTTTTTCAGGAAGATGTTTATCACATCGATTATTTTGTGGAGATAATCGAAAATTGATTTCTATTACTATACCATTAGCCGTTTCTCTTGTTTTTAGTGATTTATTCATAATTATTTATTTTTCTTGATTTACACTTGTTACGATTTCTGCAAGCCATTGATCAATGGCTTGCATTTGAGTTGTGGTTACATTCATTACAATTGATTTTTAAATTGTTCTTTTTTCACCTCCAGTGCATTTTCCAATGCGCGGTAATCTTTTTTTATTTTATCTGGTATCACCCCCTCTCTTCGCCCAGCCACACACTGGCGTACATAGTAGTCAGACAAACCGTATTTCGCTACAAGCGTTTCAATTACTTGACGGTTATATCTTTTGATTTCGGTTTTTTTTGTTTCTTTGCTCATTGCTTTATTTGTTTCACTATCTGAAAGCAAGCATACAAACAAGTTTATGTAATTGAAAATATTTTATAAACATTTTTATATAATATTCGTAAGAAATGGATTTACCAATTGAAAATCAAAGAATTAAAGAAATAATTAATTTTTATTGCAAAGGCAATATCAATCAATTCAGTAAAGAGATAGGAATCAGTCAACCGCGTATTAATAGATTATTTAGCATTGATAATAGGAACGGAAAATACCCTCTTACATCATTTGAGATAACACAAGCTATTATAAACAAGTTTATAGATGTCAATCCCGAATGGCTCCTTACCGGTAGGGGAGATATGTTGAAGGACCCACAGATGGACCAATCAGGTGACCAGGTAACGGATCCAAAAGATGAAGAGATTATCGAACTACAGAAATTCAAGATCAAAAAACTCGAAGAAGAAATCAATGCATTAAAAAGAAAGCTTGCAGAACTATCGGATTATCATCCAATGGCTGCTGAACCAAACCCAAAACTAAAGAAATGATCATTCTGTACACCGTTCCGATACGTATTTTCTATACAACCAATACACTATGCTGACTTTCAACACATTAAAGTTAATTATAATCTGCATCATTAGGGATTACACCCCTATTAATATTGCTTTTCACCCCGTCAATCAGTCAGTTTTATGTATCATACCTATTTCATTGACTCATATTTTTACATATAAGTGAATTTCGATCTGAATTTTGAACTGAATTTCGATCTATATATTACCGCACTCACCCATATCACAGGTCGCTAACTAAAAAGCATAAAAAAACAGCCATTTAAAAGCTGTTTTAAAGGCTGTTTTATCTTCGTTATCATACACCAATAGTGGTTTTCTGGTATATATGAACCATTAATGGTATCTGTGGCTATTTAAAGCGTTTTAAATGGTAACTTATAAAGTAGTTGCGCAGTACAAAAATGGTAGATAATGTACATTTTGTTTTATATTCAAAAAAAGGCTTTTTTGTATTCAAACCCTCTGTTTATAAGGGTTTAAAAGGCTTTTTTATATTATATCATTATGTACATTTTGTTTTATCCCCCTTAATTTATGAAAAAAGGAATTGAAAAACATGAATTCCTTAAAAAATAAAATAAACAAATACATTCATAAATATAAATGGTTGTTGCGACTAAAAAAGGAGAAACTTTCAATTTCTCCCTTAAACCGCCATATTGCCAAACTGATATTATGGGCAGTGCATTTATATTTCGATTGATATTTTTACTTTTCCGCCTAAACCTTTTTCTACTATATCGTACAAAGTTTTAAGAGTTAAGTTACTTCCGTTATTTTCAACTCTTGAAATATATTCACGTTTTTTGTCTATCAATTCTGCAAGTTCAGACTGAGTTAGTTGTTTTTCTTCTCGTGCTTTTTTTAGGAGCAAACCAATTTTAAAAGATTCAAAATCTCTTTCAAGTTCGTCACGTCTTTCGGTTCCAACTTTTCCGTAAACGTCGTCTTTTATATTTTTCCAACTTTTAGTTTCCATTACTTTTGATTTTTTTGTTCATAATATTCAGCCATTATTTTCAAGGCTTTTTCTATTTGATTTTTAGGTGTCTTTTGTGTTTTCTTTTGAAACCCATTCATTAAAACGACCAACTTTTCACCGTCAAAAAAGCAAAAAACTCTCCAGATATTAGAACCTAATTGAATTCTTGCTTCCTACAAACCTTCAGTTCCTGTCAAATGTTTTAAATAATTTGAGGGAACACGCTCAAGAGTTTCGATAGCTTCAATGATTTTAAAGATTTTGTCTTGAACTTTAATTGGTTGTTCAGAAAGAAAATCTTCAAAATAATTTTTAAATGCTATAACTTCTCTTACTTTCATGAAAACAAAGGTAATTTAAAAGTTACATTTAGGCAAGTTTTTTTAACGGAAGTTTTCTTTATGGATTGCCGCTAACGGTTCTCGGCTTTGCGAAGTGGCGGATTAGAAAGACTAAACTTTCAACCTTGCACTAAGCTAAGCAACAGCCTTTTATTATCTTCTAAATTTATGAAAAAAGGAATTGAAAATCATGAATTCCTTAAAAAATAAAATAAACAAATACATTCATTAATATAAAAGGCTGTTGCGACTAAATGTGCAGAAACTTTCAACTTAGCCGTAAACCCGCTCTTTTGCAAAACCCTTGTGCTTGTTGCACAACTCAAATATATATAAATAGTTGCACAAAAAACAGATATTTTGTAAATTTATATATGCAAGGAAAGTAAAATTTTACTCCCCAGTTATTTGTTTCGGTTAATCTGTTGGACATGGTTCCATCTGATAATTTTTACAGAAAATTATTGACCGAACTCGATTTACATTTTATTTACAAAGCCACCCAAAAATATTATGGCAATGAAGGTCAACAGAGTATTGATCCTGTTGTGTTTTTCAAGATTTTGTTGGTGGGTTATTTGAATAACATCAACTCGGATAGGCAACTGATTGCTTTTTGTAGCGACAGTTTGTCGATACGATTATTTTTAGGTTATGATGTTCATGAGCAACTTCCATGGCACAGCACTATAAGTCGCACTCGGAGTTTATATGGTGAAGAAGTATTTTTGAGTTTGTTTAAAGAAGTGTTGAGAATGTGTGTTAGCAAGGGAATGGTTCGAGGCAAACGTCAAGCTGTGGACAGTGTTTTTATCAAAGCCAATGCTTCTATGGACAGTTTGGTAGAGAAAGAAGTGTTGGAAGATGCCAGTGCTTTTGTAAATGAATTAGAAGAAAACAGCGAATTTAAAACCACCAGTACCCGAAAGAAGTTGGTAGAACAACATCACACTTGGAAAAAAGAAGCTTATAAAGGAATGCCAGGTAACAGCAATAGCGAAAAAACCGATGAAAACGGCAATTTAATCCGACCGAAATACCTTTCTAATCACACCCATTATTCGCCTACCGATTCCGATGCAAGAGTAAGTGTAAAACCGGGCAAAGCCCGTCATGTAATCACAGGAGCTTGTTCTGATTTTGCAGACAAACGTGACAGCCAGTGTCTGGAAAATATTGTTGAATTAACCCACAAGAAAACCTCAATGAAAACGGCATCGAATTAGAAGAACTATTGGCCGATGGAGGTTACAGCAGTGGCGAAGCTTTAGCGTATTTACACGATAAAAAAATTGATGCCTAATTACTCACTATTTTTAATTTTTTATATTGGTGTTCGTGAATGCTTCGCATTTCCCAACTTCGGCCAGTACAAACCCGAGCGAGAAGGTTTTGTTTTCAATAAAGAAGAGAATTATTACCAATGCACCAAACCAAAAGGCAATCGAGCCAAACTCCTTTTCAAGGGCGAAAAAAGGGATAGTAAAGGCTACATCAAACGAACGTACCGAAGTAGCGAAACAGATTGCAAAAACTGTCCACTAAGAGAACAATGCTGTGGCAAAAGCACCAAGTTCAAAAAATTAGACGACAGCATCCACAAAGAACATTACGACCGCATGCACCAAAAACTCACCCAAAACGAGAAATATGCCAAGAAAATGGTAAAAGTGCGAAGTAAAACAGTAGAACCCGTGATAGGAACGTTGGTCAACTTTACCAACATGAAGCGAGTCAACACACGAGGCATCCAAAACGCAAACAAACACGTGCTCATGGCAAGTTTAACCTACAACTTGAAAAAATACTTGCGTTTTATTGTAAAAAAACCAAGTGTTTTAGCCCAAGTTCTACCCCTAAAAGAAGAAAAGCACTTTGCTTTTTTAAAAGCCACACTTATAGGCTTCAAAAACTCGCTTTTAAGCTATTTAAATTTTAGCGTTTTGAACTACAACTAAAAAACTAACCTCCTTACAATCGCTTATAAAGAGGTTAGTTTTTTATGTTTTTAAAAATTATTTGGAA from Weeksella virosa DSM 16922 encodes:
- a CDS encoding ATP-binding protein; its protein translation is MNGKNAKIEWAEKIDICNRLANFVQRKGSQKKAGVALDVSNATISQILAHNWDLVSDEMWRKISSSVGGSANEWVMVENVSVTEKLMKLLNESQSMALVFGITANAGSGKSATIAHYVHQHENAFAISCNEYMEERDFVMEIFKAMGREPNTTRVYPMTIELIDILKRTPFPVLILDEADKLKNKVLNFFITFYNQLEGICGLNLIATSYLEKRIKNGAQNNTKGFREIYSRLGRKFISLSEVNYTDVLKICKANGVDDEKVIQDIFADCENDLRRVKRRIIAEQRKRQVNG
- a CDS encoding DUF3164 family protein yields the protein MANINLGDLTAEQKKQLAEQLAAEKLAEKEQRKQNLATLEEMAKEQLPSVIEQLTKASEALQSAKEFAFRSFEQYLKLKIETLGITSVQKSHTINVDGRKIIIGYRVTDGYDDNAGYGLALVHKFLGSLAKDEESAKLIKSINRLLQKNAKGDLDSKKVLELAKIANEDFPETEFQEGVEMIQGAYKPRMSKWFIEATQTDGQGVERSIPLSITSVNLPVDLDLSFLLPKDE
- a CDS encoding helix-turn-helix domain-containing protein codes for the protein METKSWKNIKDDVYGKVGTERRDELERDFESFKIGLLLKKAREEKQLTQSELAELIDKKREYISRVENNGSNLTLKTLYDIVEKGLGGKVKISIEI
- a CDS encoding type II toxin-antitoxin system RelE/ParE family toxin; its protein translation is MQLGSNIWRVFCFFDGEKLVVLMNGFQKKTQKTPKNQIEKALKIMAEYYEQKNQK